The DNA region AGGATGCACTGTTTACCGCGTAAATGATGATGAATTGAAGCAGTAAATAAGATTGAAAGGCGCGTTCACACACCAATCGCTACGAACGCAAAGTTAATGTTGAAAATGTAAAGGATAAAAGAGTGAATCCGATTATCAAAAAGTTTCAGTACGGCAATCAAACCGTAACCCTTGAAACCGGCCGTATTGCCCGTCAGGCAACCGGTGCGGTGTTGGTCAGCATAGGCGAGGTCGCTGTACTTTGTACCGTTGTTGGCGCTAAAGAAGCGTCTCCCGGCCAGGACTTCTTCCCCCTGTCTGTGCACTACCAGGAAAAAGCCTATGCCGCTGGTCGTATTCCCGGTGGTTATTTCAAGCGCGAAGGCCGCCCCTCCGAAAAAGAAACCCTGACCTCGCGTCTGATTGACCGTCCTATCCGTCCGTTATTCCCCGAAGGTTTCCTTAACGAAGTCCAGGTGATTTGTACGGTTGTCTCCACTGACAAGAAACAGGATCCCGATATCGCCGCAATGATTGGTACCTCGGCTGCCCTGGCGGTATCCGGTATTCCATTTAATGGCCCGATTGGCGCTGCTCGCGTGGGCTACACCCAGGGTGAAGGTTACATCCTCAACCCTAGCTACAAGCAACTGGAAACGTCTGAATTGGACATGGTGGTTGCCGGTACCAAAGATGCGGTATTGATGGTGGAGTCCGAAGCGAAAGAATTGCCGGAAGATATCATGTTGGGCGCGGTGCTTTATGGCCACCAGGAGATGCAGGCGGTTATCCAGGCCTGTGCTGAGTTGGCTCGCGATGCAGGTAAGGCGCGTTGGGACTGGCAGCCAGTTCCCGAAAACACCGAGCTCAAAACAGCGATCAAGGCCGCATTCGGTGTCGCGATTGGCGATGCCTATCGCATTACTGACAAAGCCGAGCGCTATAACCGTCTGGGTGAATTACGCAGCGAAGCGGTTGCTCAATTTGCGACGGAAGAATCCGGTATCAGCGCAGATGCGGTAAAAAGCCTGTTCGGTACCCTCGAATACAATATCGTTCGCTCGCGTATCGTTGCTAATGAACCGCGTATTGATGGCCGTGACAACAAAACTGTGCGCCCTATTACGGTGGACGTGGGTGTATTGCCCAAGGCTCATGGTTCTGCACTGTTTACCCGTGGTGAAACCCAGGCTCTGGTAGTGGCGACACTGGGCAACGCACGTGATGTGCAGATTATTGACCAGTTGGAAGGTGAGAAAAAAGAAGCCTTCCTGTTGCACTATAACTTCCCACCTTACTCTGTGGGTGAGTGTGGTCGCATGGGATCTACCGGTCGCCGTGAAATCGGCCACGGCCGTTTGGCCAAGCGCGGTGTCCAGGCGGTACTGCCAAAAGCGGAAAGTTTCCCTTACACCCTGCGTGTTGTCAGTGAGATTACCGAATCCAACGGTTCCAGCTCCATGGCGTCCGTGTGTGGTTCTTCCCTGGCGTTGATGGATGCCGGTGTACCACTGAAGGCACCGGTTGCCGGTATCGCTATGGGCCTGGTGAAAGAAGACAACGGCTTTGCTGTACTCACCGACATCCTCGGTGATGAAGATCACCTGGGTGATATGGACTTTAAAGTGGCCGGTACCACCAGTGGTGTGACGGCGCTGCAAATGGATATCAAGATTGAAGGTATCACCGAAGAGATTATGGAAATTGCATTGGAGCAAGCCCTGGCTGCCCGTCTGCATATCCTGGGCGAGATGAATAAAGTCCTGTCCCAATCTCGCACCGCCGTCAGCGAGAATGCACCGCGCTTTGAAACTATCAAGATCCATCCGGATAAGATCCGCGACATTATTGGTAAGGGTGGTGCAACTATTCGCTCCATTACCGAAGAGACCAACTCCTCTATCGATATCGATGATGATGGCACGGTGAAGGTTTATGCCGATGACAACGAAGCGCTGCAAGCAGCCTTGAATCGTATCGGTGCTATCGTCGCTGAAGCGGAAATCGGTGCGATTTATGAAGGTACTGTGGTTCGTATCGTAGACTTTGGTGCGTTTGTAAACTTCCTGCCAGGTAAAGATGGTTTGGTTCACATCTCCCAGATCGCTGACGAGCGTGTTAACAACGTGAGTGATTACCTGAAAGAAGGCCAGGTTGTGAAAGTGAAATGCCTGGATGTCGATCAGCGTGGTCGGATCAAGCTGTCTATTAAGGAAGCCTTGGCAGAAGAAGCCGGCACTGCTCCGGCGGCCGAGCCAGTGGCAGACGCTGAATAATCGTGTGTTTATCTGCTCCATAAAAAAAACGCCCGCATTTGCGGGCGTTTTTTTTATGGTTGGTCTTTTATGCCACACCGGCCTTGTATCGATAACGGCCTAGAGATTTGCATTGAATTGGATAACCTGCCCTGTCACCAGCCGGTCGCTGTCAATCTTTATCTGGATGTCGAGTGGATTGTGCGTGCCCGGATGAATTTCCATATCCAGTGAGTTTGAAGGTAATAACCCTTTCAGGCTTTGTGTCGCACGTTGGTTATTCACACTGGGGTAGGCGTCGTAATAAAGGGGAGCAATACCTTCATTGCGAATGCGCAGGCGCACCCTGTTGCCATTACTTTCCAACAGGGTGAGGCGAAATGCATAGCCTGTTGCCATGGCGGCTTGCCTGATTCGCGCTTTGCTCTGATAAGCATATTGGTCGTTACCAATCATATAAGTGACGTTGTACTGGTGAGCAAAGTCTTCAAAGGTTTTGCCATAGGGACCATTTGTACTCAGGACATTGCGCTGGTCGTAAGTTGAGTAGTAACTGAACTCACCGCCAGCCGGATTGGTGTGATAACGGTTAGCCCCAAAGAATAACCAGGATGCCCGGTTGTATTCGCTATCATTTTCCGAGTGTTCCTTGTGCATGAAGGAGTCATCAAATAAACCAAAACGCAAATTTTTCAGGGCTGGCGTCGCCTGGAAAGGACTGTAATCAGAACTTGTGGCATCAATTGAGATCGACCAGGGAGTCTGCGAAAACACTTCTGCCATGTGGTTTAAAAAATTGGCCTGGAAGCTTTTGTCTGGAAAGTTTTTACCGAGTTCGGGTTGGCCGTCATACAGGTGATATTCTGCATAAGAACCAAAACCTACCTGGACAAAGGCGAGCCGCGGGTCATTGTCATAACGTGCGGCAAAGCGGGTGAAGAAGTCTAGGATAAATTCACGCAACCCGGTGGATGACCAATCGGGGATAAAGGTATTTTGGCCTTCGACTTTACTGATGTGGTAGGGAAGTCCATCGGGAATTGATGATTGGGTAATACCGGGATAGGTATCGCGAAAGCGGAAAATCATCTGGTGGCCGCGCGCTGCTGCCTGTGCCAGTTTTTGGTCGACAGCTGCCCAGCTATAAGTGCCGATGCGGGTAACCACATCGCGGTACAGCATATAGGAGAATTCGAGTTGTACATCCTGCCCCAGTGCACTAAGTGCGCTGGTGTTATCACTCCAAAAGACAATGCCGGTCATGGGTTGAACGCGATTGATCTGGCTTTGCAGGCTGACAGGTTCAAATTCTTTTTCACTGACGCTGCTACTGGATTCTGCACGGCTGCTGATGTGCGATGAGCTGGTGCTGGATAGCATGGCAGATGATGTACTCTGCACGCTGCTCAGTGATGAAATGGACTGAGTCGATACCGGTTGGCTGGACAAAGAGCTGGACACAACCGACAGGACACTACTGGAGCTATAGCTGATGCTACTGGATGACGCATCGGCAATGGATGAATTGGCGGTGTTGTTAGTGGATGATGAGCCCCCTCCGCAACCCCAGAGTACCGTTGAGAAAACGAGCAAGTGTAACCATTGAGCACATCGGGAAAAAACCATGCGTCTGCCTTGTTGAGCCATGTAAAAGGCGCATATTGTTAATGGCGGCCTATTTTTCTGCAATGCGTTAATACCGGCTCACTGCATCGCAAGGTTACTAACCCGGATGACCCGGTTAGTAACCTTGCGCACATGCTATAGTACAGGCGGAATCAATCGTGCTTGTGTGGGAAGGGAGCAAACCAGCAAATTAAAAAAGAAGGAATGGTGGCCAGCATCACGAAGACAAAATATCCCACGTAACCCATAGCAACCTGCAGGTGTCCGCTAACCATCCCGGTTAACATCATGCACAATCCCATCAATGCAGTACCAAAGGCATAGTGTGTGGTGGCATATTTGCCGGGAGCCAACTGCTGCATGAGGTAGATCATGAAACCCACTGAGCCTATACCAAAAAAGAATTGCTCAATAACAACGCCGAGGCTGATTAACACATGGCTGTCAGGCTGGTAGAAGGCCATTAACAGGAAAGTGATATTGGGAATATTGACGCAACAGCAGAGGGGGAACAGCGCTTTTTGCAGTCCTTTTTTCGCCACATAAGCGCCACCAATCAGGGAACCGACGAGCAGGGCAATCAAACCGAATGTGCCATAAATCAAGCCAAACTCCTGGTTGGTAAGCGATAGGCCACCGTTTTCCAGCGAGTCCTTCATAAACAGCATACTGGGTGCATTCAAAAATCCGAAGCTGATGCGGAACAGCAGTGCGAAGCCGATCATTAACCAGATTCCCTGCTTTTGGAAAAAAGTGACAAATGCATCAACCAGAGTGGAAATGGCTTCACCGGGGGTGCGTGGTGTGTTTTCCGCGCGTGCGCCATCGGGCATTACCCGCCAATGCCAAAGTGCCATCACGAGCATAATGATGCCCATCATGAGGAATACCAGTTGCCAGGAGTTAATCCATTCAGGACCAGAAGCATGAGGATCGTTACCGAAATAGTGCTCATGCAGGAAACCGCTGAGCATGACCATGACGCTCATCATCGCCAGCTTGCCGAGGTTCCAGCTCAGGCTTTGCCAGCCGCAGAACAGGGCTTGGGATTTGGCATCCAATGAGGTGACATAAACACCATCGGTGGTGATGTCCTGTGAGGAGCCGATGAACGATAACACCCAAAAGAACGCCAGCATCAAGGGAATATAATTGGGCAGGTTCATGACCAGTGATACACCGATAAAACCAACACCGAGCAGTATTTGGCTCAGAAGTACAAAAAACTTTTTGGTTTTGTACATTTCCAGAAAGGCGGCAAAAAACGGCTTGATGGTATAGGCCAATCCAAGTGCGCTGGCATAGGCAGCCGCTTCACCGTTATCCATACCCAGGTTGCTGAACATAATGACGGCAGCAGCGGTCAGCATGTTATAGGTCAATGCCATGGTGAAATAGCCGGAGGGTACCCAGAGGAGCGGGTGTCTGGTTGCAGGGGCAGAGTGCATGTGTAATACCTGTTATCGAGTAGAGTTGCCGGGCAATGCAGATCGCTGGCCTGTGTCACCCGGGGCCGGACAGATTTTGTTATTGTGTGCAGTCGACCGCTGAGCAGATGCTGGCAGCTGTGCACGCTCTCTGGTTGCTTTTATGGTGATCGGCTTGATCCCTGCCGAATGTCAGGTGTATGCCCACTTCTATGGTTATGGCTCGGGGCGTCCTGTTATGGGCCGGCTAATCCCATCCACTGTTGCGGTGGATGGGATTGATCTCTCTCACAAGATCAGGCCCGGTATTACGGCTGTTATGTTATTTGTTGCTGGCCTTATAGGTTTCGACCGCTTTGAGGATTTCTGCACGCGCTTCTTCAACATCTCCCCAGCCCGCGACCTTTACCCACTTGCCTTTCTCCAGATCCTTGTAGTGCTCGAAGAAGTGTTCGATTTGCTTGACTGTCACTTCAGGCAGGTCAGAGAGGCTTTGTACCTTGCTGTAGAGGGTGGTCAGCTTGTCGTGAGGAACGGCAACGATCTTGGCATCTTCACCCGCTTCATCGGTCATTTTCAGTACGCCCAGGGGACGGCAGCGAATTACAGAACCTGCTTGTACGGGCTGCGGGAATACCACCAACACGTCGGCGGCATCGCCATCACCACACAGGGTTTGCGGGATATAACCGTAGTTGCAGGGGTAGTACATCGGGGTACTGATCAGACGATCAACAAACAGGGCATCGGCATCTTTGTCGATTTCGTATTTGATACTGCTGTTGGCGGGAATTTCGATAACAACGTAGAAGTCATCGGGCAGGCTTTTGCCAGCGGGGATTTTTTCAAAGCTCATGATGTTGTCCTGAATCAGAGGGTTATCAATATAGGTCTCGCGGGTAGGTTCCTGGGAATTGGCTACCGTGAATCATCGAGATGGCGCGGATTCTACCACAGCAGAATTGCCACAATCGCTATGGCGGCAAGCACGGCGGCTGCCAGTGCCAACCAGGTACCACGTCGGCTGTTATTGTAGGTTGGTTCTATACGGTTGCCGGGAGATGTCGGGCGGGTTTTCCAGCGCTTGGGTTGGCTGCTGGGCTGCTTGCGCTCGATAGGCTTGGCGAGTTCATCAATGGGTTTGCGCAAGCGGGTTTTATTGCTATCGGTATCGGGGGCAATAATTCGGAAACTGTAGACATCAAGGCGTAAGCGATCACCGTTATTGGCAGTGGCATTACTGATCTGCACATCGTTCAGAAAGGTGCCATTGGCAGAGCCGAGGTCGCGGATGCGCAGGTGGTTGCCCTCGACGCAGATCTCCGCGTGGCGGCGCGATAGGTGGGTGCCGGGAATAACAATATCGCATTGGTTGCCGCGCCCCATAACCAGGCTCTTGTCGGGAGGTACCTGGAATTGTTTGCCGGCCAGCCAACTGCTATCGGAGACCAGGCGCCAGGGAGCCTGGTTGTGCCCTTTATCTGGCAGGCTGCGCGGGTCCAGTACGATAATCTCGACACTGCCAAAACGCAGTATATCGCCCGGAATTATCTCCTTTTGGGTAATACGCTGGCCATTGACGAAACAACCGCTATGGCTGTTGTTGTCCTTGAGGAAAAACTTGTTATCTTCGCGGATCACCTTGGCGTGAACCGGATCTATATCCTCGTCTTTGATGACCAGTTGATTGTCGGGAGCTGAGCCAATGGAATAGAGCTTTTCCACTACCCAGAGCGGAGGCAGGCGGTGATCTTTAAAGTGAAGCTTTAGCATCTCGCTGTCCGTATTCTGGTGAACATCTGCAGGCTTTCGCTTGCAATCGGCTCCGCACCCTGGTGATCATGTGCTCCTTGAGGCAAATTGGCGCCTGTCGTCGCTATTTGGCAGCCGAATGGCGCATTTTTGTTGATTTTTGCGCCATATGCTGAGCTGCTGCACATTGACCGGATTTTAGTAACTCAGCCTATAAAGAGCAATCACATGTCAGATAAGAATGCCTCCAGTCCTGTAACCCCTGAAATTCCCCTGGCCCGTAACAGGGTCGTTATTCACTATTGCAATCTGTGCCGCTGGATGTTGCGTTCAGCCTGGTTGGCGCAGGAGCTGCTGACGACCTTTGATGGGGAGCTGGACGAAGTAAGCTTGCATCCGGGCACCGGTGGTGTATTCCATGTTTGGCTCAATGACCAATTGGTCTGGGACCGGGTGCGGGACGGGGGATTTCCCGAAGCCAAGGAACTCAAGCAGCGAGTGAGGGATCTACTCTGTCCGGAGCGATCGCTGGGGCACAGTGATGGGCATAAGAAGGCAGATACGGACTAGTCCTGTTTGACCTTTGTCACCAGCATGGCTGTGTTCCTGGTGAGGGTTCAGGTTTTACTGTTTTCATACAAGGTCGCTGGCATAATGGCGCCTCCTTTCTATCGTGACCTCCCAGTCTTCACTGCACTGAACGGGATATTACATGCATTTATTGTCTTCCTTGTACCGCGCGTTGATTATTGAGCGTCCCCGTCTGGCCCTCGGTATCCTGATACTCCTCACCTTGATTGCCGCCTATGGTATGCGTTACATGAAGCTCGATGCTTCGGCGGATTCATTGACGCTGGAGAACGATACCTCGATCGATTACTTCCGCGAGATCAGTCAGCGTTACCAGCACGGTGATTTCCTGGTGCTGACATACAGTCCCAAGGCTGAAATGTTTTCCGACGAGTCGATCGAAACACTCAAGGCTCTGACCAGTGAACTGGCTGCGGTAGAGGGAGTGGCCGGGGTAAATTCGATTATTAGTGTGCCCCTGTTGTACAGCCCTATGCGCTCACTGGCGGAGCAAAAAGAATCCACGCGTACATTGCTGACTCCCGGGGTGGAGCGGGAAATGGTTCGACAGGAGTTCTTGCACAGTCCCATTTATCGCAAGATGTTGTTGAGCCCGGACAGTAAGACCTCGGCGATCCAACTCAATCTCAAGGTTAACAATAAATACATTGAACTTGCGCGCCAGCGCGATGCGCTGCGCTATAAGCGCCATCATGAGGGGTTAACCGCAGAGGAAGAGCGTGAGCTGGAGCAGGTTGCTGCCGAGTTCCTGGCTTATCGCACCCAGGTAGCTGCTCGCGATGCAGAGCGGGTACAGGAGGTGCGTGACATAGTCGCCAAATACCAGGGCAAGGCGCAAATATTCCTCGGCGGCGTCACTATGATCACCAGCGATATGATCAGCTATATCAAAAGTGATTTGGTGGTCTTTGGGGCCGCATTGTTATTGCTGATGATTGTCATGTTGGGCGTGTTATTCCGCCAGTGGCGCTTTGTAATACTGCCTATGGGCGCCTGTATTGCATCGGTCATTCTGATGCTGGGGTGGCTGAGCTGGATCGATTGGCGGATGACGGTTATTTCGTCCAACTTTGTTGCTCTGTTATTGATTATTGTATTCGCGTTCAATATTTATCTGGTTGTCCGTTATCGCGAGGTGCATGCGCAACATCCCGATCGTCCCCAGTCCGAATTAGTCCTGATGGCGATGAGATTCATGGCGGTGCCCTGTGTCTATTCGGCATTAACAACCATGGTCGCATTTGTGTCACTGGTGATGAGCGGTATACGTCCGGTTATCGATTTTGGCTGGATGATGACAATTGGCCTGGTGGTGGGTTTTAGTGTGACTTTTATCGTCCTGCCGGCGGGACTGATGCTCTTGCCCAAGGGCGAGCCCAAGGATCGTGGCGATAAGTCTGCTGCAACCACACTGAAGTTTTCTCGCCTGGCAGAATTTCATGGCAGCAAAATATTGTTGGTGAGCTTAATCGCCCTGATCATCAGCATCTGGGGAATCAGCAAGTTGCAAGTTGAAAATCGCTTTGTTGATTACTTCAAGGATACCAGCGAAATTTATAAAGGTTTGACGGTGATTGACCAGCAGCTGGGTGGAACCGTATCGCTGGATATTATTCTCGATGCTGACCCGGCTATTTTGGCGGATATGCGCGATGAACCCTCAGCGGATACTGCGCCGGTCAGTGCAGAAACAGACGCTTTCTTTGGTGATGATGACCCTTTTGCCAGTGCATCATCCAGTGATGATGGCAATGAGGAAGATCCCTTTTCCGGCGATGATCCTTTTGCTGGTGCAGCGGAAGAGGCATTTGGCGATGGCCATCAGGCGGCAGAGTCAAGTTATTGGTTTAGTATTGCGGGACTGGATCAGATCAAAAAGGTACAGGAGTACCTGGAAACCCTGCCAGAGGTCGGCAAGGTCCAATCGTTGGCGGTGACTTATCAGTTGGCCCAGGATATTAATAAGGGGCGCCTGAATGATTTCGAGCTGAATGTCATGCGCAATATGCTGTCAGCCGATATCAAACACCTCATGCTTGACCCCTATTTAAATGACGGAAAACAACAGGCGCGGATTACCCTGCGTGTCGTGGAAACAACGCCAAACCTCAAACGGGTTGAATTGGTGGAGCGTATCCGCCAGGCGCTGGTAAATGACCTCGGCTTTACGCGTGAGCAGGTTAGCTTTACCGGGATGCTCGTGCTCTATAACAACATGCTGCAGAGTTTGTTTAAATCCCAGATTGCGACGATTGGCGTGGTCTTTGCCGCGATTATGCTGATGATTATGGTTTTGTTCCGCTCCTTCAGTATTGCGCTCATTTCCATACTGCCGAATCTCCTGGCAGCCACAACGGTATTGGGGGCTATGGGACTGGTTGGGATTCCGTTGGATATGATGACGACAACCATTGCTGCGATTGTGGTAGGTGTTGGTGTTGATCAGGCCATTCAATACTTCTATCGCTTCCGCGATGAGTATGCAATCGATAAGGACTATGTTGCCGCCATGCATAGGTCGCACGCCTCTATTGGCCGCGCCATGTATTACACCTCGGTCATTATTGTTATCGGCTTCTCTATTTTGATGTTGTCTCAGTTTATTCCTTCTATCTATTTTGGAGCGCTGACCGCATTTGCCATGCTGATGGCCGTGCTGGGTACATTGACGTTGTTACCCAAATTGATTTTGATGCTGAAGCCTTTTGGAAAGTAAATCGATAGTGAATAAAAAGGGCGCATCAGCGCCACTGCTGTCCCATAGTTCTACTCATAAGGCGAGCCTCATTTGAGGCTCGCTTTTTTTATGATTCGGCGGGTCCGGTATCAGGATGCTTTTTAGACTCCTACGCTCAAACAAATTTAACTGAATTACCCTCATGATCCGTTGAACTGTCCATCCCGCTTTAGTGCTGTGACGCGAAAATGCCAACAATAGATACGTAATCATGGCAATCCAAATTTGTGTTAACACCGCATTTCTTGAAGTGCCCACAAACGCTTTGATCTTCAGGTTTTGTTTGATCGCTTTGAAGAACAACTCCACCTGCCAGCGATCCTTATAAATCGCTGCAATTGTGGCCGCCGCCAGCTGAAAGTTGTTGGTGAGAAACTCATAGAATTTGCCGGTTGTTGCGTCACGATAGCCAATTCGACGCAACTTCGGTGCGCCGCGTTTGATCGCATGAGCGCTGGATAATTGAATGACCTGATCACTGATAATACCTTTGCTGCTGTCGGCATAGCGACGTTCTTCCACGCGATAGACGGCTTTGGCGCGCAAGCGGGTTACAAAGAAAACTCCTTTATCTGTCAATAACTTAAACCAGCGGTAATCCACGTAGCCTTTATCAAACGCAACGATGCTGCCTTTGGGAAAATCAAATTTTCGTCCCTCAATCATGTCGTTTTCCTGGCCATCACTGAGTGCGACAAACTCCGGCACTTGGGTGCCATGATTCAGGCCAACACTTAATTTTACATTTGCTGTGTCATCTCGATGCGCCGCCCAGGGAAATACCGACAGCGATAAATCAATCGCGCTGGCATCAAGGGAGTACAGCGGATTTTTAAACTGGAATTTGTGTTTGCCCTGCATGGATTTACAGCGGTGAAGCAGACGAGCAAATACGTGTTTGTAGAGTTCGGCGGGCTGTACTTCGTTGATTCGTGCCAACGTTGAACGGGCTATTGGCTTGGCACCGAGATGATAAAGTTTATGCTGCTGTGCTTCGAGATTGGATTGAATATCACGCAAGCTTTGGCGGCCAGAGAGCTGCGACATGGCCATGCCGACAAATTGATCCCAGCGGGTGGCCGAGCGCAATTTTTGGCCGACATGATGCTTTTTAGCTTCCGCTTCAAATTCATGTCTCGATAAAGGTTTGAGTAGTTGATGAAATGCGGTGTTAGAATGTGACAAAGCCTGTTTTCCTTTGTTTTACCAATGTTTGGTCGCACTTACATTGTATCAACTTGGAAAACAGGCTTTTCTTTTATCTACAAACTATGGGACAGCAGTGGCATCAGCGCCCTTTTTATTGTTGTCCTGCTGATCAGGGCAATTCAACCAAGCGAATATTATCCAGGTAATAAGCGTCGGCGTCGGTGCCCGCGGAGCGGGATATGCCTACGGAAAGTTGTATATCACCGGAAAGTGAAGCGCCTTTGGTTGCATCAACCGGCAGGGTAAAGGTTGTCCATGCATCAACATTACCCTGGGTGGCAACATGTGAGTGATACAGTGCATTGTCGGTTTGTACGGCGCCAGTGACTGTCGCACCTGCCATCAGCGTTAAATCCTTATAGCCGTTATTCGCCTCGCTAAGGCCCAGCGTGTTATGGGGGAAATAGGCATCAACTTTCACTTCGTAATTGGCCAGGGTTTTGTCACCGGGCAATGAGACATTAACGACCGGAGATGAATTCCAGTTGCCGACAGTAACGCGCAGTACTTTGGTGGATGAACCATTAGCAGGTAAGCCGGAGCCTGCGGTTATGGAGGCAATGGTGACTACGGTTGGGGTTGCATCAGTTGCAGCCCAGCCTGTCGCACCGTAAACCGTACCCGCGTCATCATTTTCAAAGTCAACAGTTAGTACCGCAGATACACTGGAGGCGACACTGGAACTGGCTTCGCTGGAAGCAACCGAACTGGAACTCGCACTGCCGCCATCAGCAAAGTTGACTTCTATGCTTTTTACCAGGAAAGGATCAAGGATGGTCAGGCTGGATGGTGGGGTAGTGAGTTGAATACCGAAATGGGTGATGCCTTGAGCATTAGCCGGCGTTTCGGGGTTGATTTCCCACACGATAGTGTTGTCGCCCGCCACCAGGTCGGTAACCGGGTTCCAGCTATAGACGGCACCGGTACCTTGCAGGACAAGTTGCAAAATCAGGGAGCCGTCAGTCGTGTAAGACGCCGGGACATTGATGACCGCAGTGACTGTTGCGCCATTGAAATCGTAAGTATCACCCAGTTCAGTTCGTGCCTGGCGCTTCCAGTTATCGGTATCTGACCAGGCAAGGGGTGTAATTTTCAAGGCGGGTGTTAGCGAGTCGTGCTCCAGCAATAAATTGGTGCCGCCGCCATTAACAAACCACCCCTCAATTCCCGCTGCAAAACCCAGGCTGAGATCGGCAGATGGCTGGCTGTTTTCAGAAGAGGAAACGCTGCTGGCAACCGAACTGCTTTCAGAGGATTCTTCGCTGGATGACGATGATGACTCCACACTTGAGGAACTTGGTTCCTGCTCAGAACTGGAAACACTGGATACGACAGAGCTGACAGTGCTGGAAGATGACGCTTCCGAGGAGACCGACGAACTGACACTGCTGCTGGATACCACGGAAGATGATGAACTACTGGAGCGCTTGCTGTCGCCATCACTGCCGCCGCAGGCACTCAACACTACCGATACTGCCAAAATAAAGGAAAGGTTTTTTAACATGTTATTAGCTCCTGTGAGAAGAGAAATCACCTGTTGTCATAAGCCAGGGTGAGAAGGTTGTAATTGTTATTGCTTCTTGCCCATCACCGGTGTGGCGATGGTAAAACTGTCTAAGCGGGTGAGTTTTCTTTAACGCATTGAAATTATTGGTTTTATTACATGCTATTGGTGCCCAAGTATCCTTGTGTACCAGTGCATCAATAAACATAGCACACAAATATTCTGTTGGACTATAAGCTTGTTGGATTTTTTTTGCGCCACGGGGATGGGGTGATAGGACCAAAGGGGGAGAGTCAGCCGGGTAACGACCCGGCTGATCGGGGTTTACCAGTCCATAATCTGGCGCAGTTGGGGAGTCAGCTCCCGGGCCATGGCGGCATGCTGGTCTTTGGTGGGGTGTGCATCGCTGTTATCGCCGGGGTGATGGCTTGAGCTTGCGTAAAAGACCCGGTTGCTGTGCAGTTGCTGCCGGGTTTCCCCTATATAGCTCACCAGGGCTGCCTTCTTGTCGCCGTTCAGGATAGCGCCTTCCGTCAGTACGATTGTCGCTTGCGGATGATTGTCCAGCAGGGTGCGAACAAA from Cellvibrio japonicus Ueda107 includes:
- the pnp gene encoding polyribonucleotide nucleotidyltransferase, encoding MNPIIKKFQYGNQTVTLETGRIARQATGAVLVSIGEVAVLCTVVGAKEASPGQDFFPLSVHYQEKAYAAGRIPGGYFKREGRPSEKETLTSRLIDRPIRPLFPEGFLNEVQVICTVVSTDKKQDPDIAAMIGTSAALAVSGIPFNGPIGAARVGYTQGEGYILNPSYKQLETSELDMVVAGTKDAVLMVESEAKELPEDIMLGAVLYGHQEMQAVIQACAELARDAGKARWDWQPVPENTELKTAIKAAFGVAIGDAYRITDKAERYNRLGELRSEAVAQFATEESGISADAVKSLFGTLEYNIVRSRIVANEPRIDGRDNKTVRPITVDVGVLPKAHGSALFTRGETQALVVATLGNARDVQIIDQLEGEKKEAFLLHYNFPPYSVGECGRMGSTGRREIGHGRLAKRGVQAVLPKAESFPYTLRVVSEITESNGSSSMASVCGSSLALMDAGVPLKAPVAGIAMGLVKEDNGFAVLTDILGDEDHLGDMDFKVAGTTSGVTALQMDIKIEGITEEIMEIALEQALAARLHILGEMNKVLSQSRTAVSENAPRFETIKIHPDKIRDIIGKGGATIRSITEETNSSIDIDDDGTVKVYADDNEALQAALNRIGAIVAEAEIGAIYEGTVVRIVDFGAFVNFLPGKDGLVHISQIADERVNNVSDYLKEGQVVKVKCLDVDQRGRIKLSIKEALAEEAGTAPAAEPVADAE
- a CDS encoding DUF4832 domain-containing protein; protein product: MVFSRCAQWLHLLVFSTVLWGCGGGSSSTNNTANSSIADASSSSISYSSSSVLSVVSSSLSSQPVSTQSISSLSSVQSTSSAMLSSTSSSHISSRAESSSSVSEKEFEPVSLQSQINRVQPMTGIVFWSDNTSALSALGQDVQLEFSYMLYRDVVTRIGTYSWAAVDQKLAQAAARGHQMIFRFRDTYPGITQSSIPDGLPYHISKVEGQNTFIPDWSSTGLREFILDFFTRFAARYDNDPRLAFVQVGFGSYAEYHLYDGQPELGKNFPDKSFQANFLNHMAEVFSQTPWSISIDATSSDYSPFQATPALKNLRFGLFDDSFMHKEHSENDSEYNRASWLFFGANRYHTNPAGGEFSYYSTYDQRNVLSTNGPYGKTFEDFAHQYNVTYMIGNDQYAYQSKARIRQAAMATGYAFRLTLLESNGNRVRLRIRNEGIAPLYYDAYPSVNNQRATQSLKGLLPSNSLDMEIHPGTHNPLDIQIKIDSDRLVTGQVIQFNANL
- a CDS encoding MFS transporter, whose translation is MHSAPATRHPLLWVPSGYFTMALTYNMLTAAAVIMFSNLGMDNGEAAAYASALGLAYTIKPFFAAFLEMYKTKKFFVLLSQILLGVGFIGVSLVMNLPNYIPLMLAFFWVLSFIGSSQDITTDGVYVTSLDAKSQALFCGWQSLSWNLGKLAMMSVMVMLSGFLHEHYFGNDPHASGPEWINSWQLVFLMMGIIMLVMALWHWRVMPDGARAENTPRTPGEAISTLVDAFVTFFQKQGIWLMIGFALLFRISFGFLNAPSMLFMKDSLENGGLSLTNQEFGLIYGTFGLIALLVGSLIGGAYVAKKGLQKALFPLCCCVNIPNITFLLMAFYQPDSHVLISLGVVIEQFFFGIGSVGFMIYLMQQLAPGKYATTHYAFGTALMGLCMMLTGMVSGHLQVAMGYVGYFVFVMLATIPSFLICWFAPFPHKHD
- the ppa gene encoding inorganic diphosphatase, which codes for MSFEKIPAGKSLPDDFYVVIEIPANSSIKYEIDKDADALFVDRLISTPMYYPCNYGYIPQTLCGDGDAADVLVVFPQPVQAGSVIRCRPLGVLKMTDEAGEDAKIVAVPHDKLTTLYSKVQSLSDLPEVTVKQIEHFFEHYKDLEKGKWVKVAGWGDVEEARAEILKAVETYKASNK
- a CDS encoding FHA domain-containing protein gives rise to the protein MLKLHFKDHRLPPLWVVEKLYSIGSAPDNQLVIKDEDIDPVHAKVIREDNKFFLKDNNSHSGCFVNGQRITQKEIIPGDILRFGSVEIIVLDPRSLPDKGHNQAPWRLVSDSSWLAGKQFQVPPDKSLVMGRGNQCDIVIPGTHLSRRHAEICVEGNHLRIRDLGSANGTFLNDVQISNATANNGDRLRLDVYSFRIIAPDTDSNKTRLRKPIDELAKPIERKQPSSQPKRWKTRPTSPGNRIEPTYNNSRRGTWLALAAAVLAAIAIVAILLW